From the genome of Papaver somniferum cultivar HN1 chromosome 2, ASM357369v1, whole genome shotgun sequence, one region includes:
- the LOC113349116 gene encoding E3 ubiquitin-protein ligase WAV3-like produces the protein MMTCVICNGAIEVGDGKPMFTAECSHCFHFLCVVSNAKSGNQNCMICQAKWKVSPLQGANFHPSFNGLPNWMISPLEGANFTDLSHKRVRTNMENYWPENLETFGSSVLDPKSGNLLVIEDPLDPQSQFPSNSSPYIDFQTYPEMSAVQRSIHKENFSVLINLKALVTHIKQDNDDAHMSQSCRAPVDLVTVLDVSGSMRGSKIELLKRSMRFVIENLGPSDRLSIVTFSSYARRILPLRLMTHSGKQHALLVVNSLATGSGTHILNGLRMGASVIDSRKEKNPFCSIMLLSDGKDTSKETAISTKLTTIKVPVHTFGFGSSHDPVLLHSISQTCKGTFSFVEAVRFIQDAFAQCIGGLLSVVLQDVQVHVQCVHPDICLGPLNAGSYSMRLTDMNQTGFIDVGDLYENEERDFLVLLNVPTVGNEDSSTETELVHVGCIYKDPFSKQIKSTAVKKVKIQRPETGEEGFVVVSVEVDREKCRLRATKAMSDSREAAERGDLSGAWSILESCQKELSETTSARAGNQLCAALDSELKEIRSRMQNMQIYESSGRAYVLSGMSSHSGQRATTRGDSDSSGFVHVYQTKSMENMVARSHTTG, from the exons ATG ATGACTTGTGTTATATGCAACGGTGCCATAGAAGTAGGAGATGGGAAGCCCATGTTCACTGCAGAATGCTCTCATTGCTTTCATTTCTTATGTGTGGTTTCGAATGCCAAGAGTGGCAACCAGAACTGCATGATTTGCCAAGCCAAATGGAAGGTTAGTCCTTTACAGGGTGCTAATTTCCATCCTTCGTTTAATGGTTTACCCAATTGGATGATTAGTCCTTTAGAAGGTGCTAATTTTACTGATCTCTCTCATAAAAGGGTGAGAACAAACATGGAAAATTATTGGCCTGAAAATCTCGAAACTTTTGGGTCGAGTGTCTTAGACCCAAAATCTGGGAACTTGTTGGTCATTGAAGATCCCTTGGATCCACAATCTCAGTTTCCCTCTAACAGCTCCCCGTACATTGATTTTCAAACATACCCAGAAATGTCAGCTGTTCAACGATCAATTCATAAAGAAAACTTCAGTGTTCTGATTAATCTTAAAGCTCTTGTTACTCATATTAAGCAAGACAATGATGATGCACATATGTCACAAAGTTGTCGTGCTCCAGTTGACCTTGTCACAGTTCTTGACGTAAGTGGTAGTATGAGGGGATCCAAGATTGAGTTGTTAAAGCGATCAATGAGGTTTGTGATAGAGAACCTTGGCCCTTCTGACCGGTTGTCTATAGTTACTTTTTCATCTTACGCCAGACGCATCTTACCTCTCCGTCTGATGACCCACTCGGGAAAGCAGCATGCACTGTTAGTTGTGAACTCCTTGGCAACCGGTAGTGGGACCCATATTCTTAATGGACTAAGAATGGGTGCTTCAGTGATTGATTCACGAAAAGAAAAGAATCCGTTTTGTAGTATCATGCTTTTATCTGATGGGAAAGACACATCTAAAGAAACGGCAATCTCAACAAAATTAACCACGATTAAGGTTCCTGTGCATACATTTGGTTTTGGTTCTAGCCATGATCCTGTCTTGTTACACTCAATTTCCCAGACCTGCAAGGGCACATTTTCTTTTGTTGAAGCTGTGAGGTTCATACAAGATGCTTTTGCTCAGTGCATCGGTGGACTTCTTAGTGTTGTTTTGCAGGATGTTCAGGTACATGTCCAGTGTGTGCATCCTGATATATGTCTTGGCCCACTTAACGCAGGTAGTTATTCTATGCGGCTAACAGATATGAATCAAACTGGATTCATCGATGTTGGAGATTTGTATGAAAATGAAGAGAGGGATTTTCTCGTCTTGCTAAATGTTCCAACAGTAGGAAATGAAGACTCCAGTACTGAGACAGAATTAGTTCATGTGGGGTGCATTTACAAAGACCCTTTCTCAAAACAAATCAAGAGTACAGCAGTTAAGAAAGTCAAAATCCAGAGACCTGAGACCGGGGAAGAAGGATTTGTTGTTGTGTCTGTTGAGGTAGACCGAGAGAAATGCAGGCTTCGAGCTACTAAGGCAATGTCAGATTCACGTGAGGCTGCTGAGAGGGGTGACCTATCTGGTGCATGGTCTATCCTGGAGAGTTGTCAAAAGGAGCTCTCAGAAACAACTTCTGCACGTGCTGGTAACCAATTATGTGCAGCATTAGATTCAGAGCTCAAAGAGATACGATCAAGAATGCAGAACATGCAAATATATGAGTCATCTGGGAGGGCTTATGTTCTTTCTGGAATGAGTTCACATTCCGGGCAAAGGGCAACAACACGAGGAGATAGTGATAGCTCGGGCTTTGTTCATGTCTACCAGACAAAGTCAATGGAAAACATGGTGGCCAGATCTCATACTACTGGTTAA